The following are from one region of the Heliangelus exortis chromosome 2, bHelExo1.hap1, whole genome shotgun sequence genome:
- the SLC7A13 gene encoding solute carrier family 7 member 13, whose amino-acid sequence MGKGKSNDPRDLKRKEHAKIELKRNIGYFDGVSFIIGSIVGAGIFVSPTGVLKHSLLNVGIALVIWTASGLVSLMGSLCYAELGAALPFSGGEYNHIKRGLGSLPAFVFIWTSTFTKPASNAARALLFAEYATQPFYGICPAPEVLKKCLALAVLWSLGILNGRSVKMAAWVQTVFTLLKVVALSVIAVGGIVLLVGGRKETLARFEDVFSSEIPNASQVAEAFFQGLYAYGGWWSLNYLAEEMKNPSRNIPLTVMTAVPAVIVFYLLVNISYLTVLTPKEIVSSVAVAVTWADRVIPSVAWIIPFSVAVSIFGALNSSMFTLGRLSYAGSQSGHLPILISMLNVHSCTPAPAMIFSTIIASIFIIPSDLIMLTNYFGFSAWLMIGMTCASLIVLRYREPHLHRPYKVFLPIPFVMVAMSFYLVLAPIVWSTNLHYIYGFLFMLGSLIVYLPFVHFKLHFAFIDKITCHLQLLLEVSPADGTAESKCE is encoded by the exons atgggaaaaggaaagagcaatGATCCCAGAgacctgaaaagaaaagaacacgCCAAGATTGAACTCAAAAGAAATATAGGTTATTTTGATGGGGTAAGTTTTATTATAGGATCAATTGTTGGGGCAGGGATCTTTGTGTCTCCCACAGGGGTGCTGAAGCATTCCTTGCTCAACGTTGGCATCGCACTAGTGATCTGGACTGCATCTGGACTGGTTTCTCTGATGGGTTCCCTCTGCtatgcagagctgggagctgctctgcccttctCCGGAGGAGAATACAACCACATTAAAAGAGGCCTTGGATCCCTCCCTGCTTTTGTCTTTATCTGGACATCAACTTTTACCAAGCCAGCATCAAATGCTGCTCGAGCCCTGCTGTTTGCTGAATATGCCACTCAACCCTTCTACGGCATTTGCCCTGCCCCAGAAGTGCTGAAGAAATGCTTGGCCTTGGCTGTTCTCTGGTCCCTGGGGATTCTCAATGGCCGCAGTGTCAAAATGGCTGCCTGGGTGCAGACGGTTTTCACTCTGCTGAAGGTGGTGGCCTTGTCTGTGATCGCTGTTGGTGGCATAGTTCTCCTTGTTGGTGGGAGAAAGGAGACTCTGGCCAGGTTTGAGGATGTGTTCAGCTCAGAGATCCCCAATGCCTCACAGGTGGCTGAAGCTTTCTTCCAAGGACTGTATGCATATGGTGGTTGGTGGTCCCTCAATTATTTGGCAG AGGAGATGAAAAACCCTAGTAGAAATATCCCCTTAACTGTGATGACTGCTGTTCCTGCagtaattgttttttatttgctggTGAACATCTCATATCTGACTGTCCTTACACCAAAGGAAATTGTCTCTTCAG TTGCTGTGGCAGTCACTTGGGCTGATCGAGTGATCCCCTCTGTTGCCTGGATCATTCCTTTCTCTGTTGCTGTCTCAATATTTGGTGCCCTCAACAGCAGCATGTTCACACTGGGCCGATTAAGCTATGCTGGAAGTCAGTCAGGACATTTACCCATTTTAATATCCATGCTTAATGTCCACTCCTGTACTCCAGCACCAGCCATGATTTTTTCAACTATCATTGCATCCATTTTTATAATCCCCTCTGACCTTATTATGTTGACAAATTACTTTGGATTTTCTGCCTGGCTTATGATTGGAATGACTTGTGCAAGCCTGATTGTACTTCGATATCGGGAACCTCACCTACATCGACCCTACAAG GTGTTTCTACCAATTCCATTTGTGATGGTGGCAATGTCTTTCTACCTAGTTTTAGCTCCTATAGTCTGGTCTACAAACCTGCATTATATTTATGGTTTCCTCTTTATGCTGGGAAGTCTTATTGTTTACCTGCCTTTTGTacattttaaattgcattttgccTTTATTGATAAAATTACTTGCCACTTACAGCTCCTGTTGGAAGTTTCCCCTGCTGATGGAACTGCTGAGAGCAAATGTGAATAA